A window of Poecilia reticulata strain Guanapo linkage group LG7, Guppy_female_1.0+MT, whole genome shotgun sequence genomic DNA:
TAATCACTTGAACTCTGCATCCAATTTTCCTACCCCAGAGGAGGATATAAGTTGGGGGGCTTTTTCTGAATCGCAGTTTACAGGACTGTAATGGTTCTCTGATGTATCCAGGCACCAGCAAAAGCATATGCTGAACTTCTTCATGACTTGAATACTGTACTTGTTGAAAACAGACCTTGAAGCATTCAGAAGAAATAGGCAATGGTGATGTTCTTGGACAAACAGCAAAAATTAGCATACTTTGTTGACATATACCAATTGTAGTGTACTTAAAAGCATGCAGAAACAACGtgattgtattttaaataactatGACTATCACATCTTTTGTAGTTGATTAAACATTCAATATCTGAGGCCCCAACGTCTTCATAACCTATATGACACAAGAGTTAATGGCAAGACATACTTTCAGTGGATCGGCTAATGATAAGGTTTGAAACTGTGATGGAAAACAAGGAGGTTGAAAAGCAGATGTCGCAACCAGCTCACAGATGGTACTAATACTTACATTGCTGCAGGGTATAGGTTGTTATGTAGGTTACATGAAAGCGGAAAAAAGGTATGTGTggtaatgaaacaaaatggtTGGGGCCACAGCTGCAGAGGGGGTGGCTGGTGGTATTTATTTTAGGCAGGCAACGTATTCCACTCATTCAGACTGAGGAACCAGAGAGGTGGATAACAAGGAGGCAGCAAGAAACTGGTAGGTATACTGCAGTAACATTGGAATGAATCGTgtgtatttatctttaaaatattctttaccTTTCCTTAAGTGATTATGCGGGCATTGGTGTTCATCCTCTTGATGGAAATGGTGGATGTGAACGTCAGCCAGGAATACAGCCCCTTCCAGTGGCTGTCCCAACTGCGAGGCCGGAGGCAGAATGCAGGCTGGAAGTCTGAGGCTGTCGATTGCCCCCTGGAGTGTGATTGTCCAACGGCCTACCCCACAGCTATGTACTGTCACAGCCGCAACCTGCAGCACATTCCCTATGTTCCATCACACATAAAGTATGTCTACCTGCAGCATAACCAAATCACAGGCATTCAGGATGGAGTGTTCGACAACGCCACCAACCTGGTGTGGGTGATTTTGTCGCATAACCAGCTCAGCTCGGAGAAAATCAGCGACAGTGTCTTTGTCGAGCTGGGAAGCCTGGTTCGACTCTACCTGGATAACAATGAACTGACCCATGTGCCTCGTAACTTACCAAGATCCCTCACCGACCTGCAACTTTCCtacaacaaaatcacaaacttcTCCCCCAACTTATTTGAGTCCATGTCCAACCTCACCACCCTTCAACTTCAGGGAAATGACATAGAAAAGGTAGAAGGTGGGTTAATGGGACTAAAATCTCTTATGATGCTGGACATGAGCAAAAACAAGCTGATGAAAATTCCTGACAGCTTTCCCAAAGAACTACAACAGCTCTACCTGGACCATAACAACATAAAGAGTGTCCCAGCTGGTTTTCTTACCATGTATCCCAATCTGCAATTTGTCCGCTTGAGTCACAACAGTTTGACTGATAAAGGACTTCCCTCCAATGTTTTCAACACCAGCACACTCGTTGAGCTTGACCTGTCCTTCAACCAACTGGAGAAGATCCCTCTTGTTAGTAGGAACCTGGAAAACCTCTACCTGCAAGCCAATAAGATCAAAGGTACGTACACTTCTTTAAATCGTAAAGtaacaaagtgaaacaaaagttttattggCAATTTTAATGACACTagtgttaattttatttatattaatatgtGTAGTCACTTTTAACCAGAGACAAttctttaaaggtgacctattatgcttcctcaAACAGTTCCTACTCcctgagatttttttgtaagtttgtttactttttttccactAAATTTGACGCTACCGCCTGCTGCATTTGGATGCattcaacaaaaatacaacatgacATGTTCTTTTTCAAGGACTGTAAACCCATTCCCACTGGCCCTACACTCCTCAAATATAACTGGGACAGCCTATTCATTAGAAACTTTGgattaaagacaaaaagtgaAGGGGAAGAGGTGGAATGGGAAGGACTAGGAGAGCTGCAGCCAAAATGTTTCTCCATGAAAACTCAGATCTAACAATGTGTCTTGGTGCAGAGCTGGAAATGAGTCAGCAAAGATTGTGGGAGTTTTTCCAGCAAAACAGGTCTAGAGCTAATGGGGTGTCATCAGTAGCTGTGTATAGAGACCAAAATGCAGGCATAGCagcataaatgcaaaaatattagaTCAATAACAAAACTCAAAGTCAGAAATTTCACAGAGTCACAGAACTAGAGGGAGATTAATATGGAGGAAAGTGCTTACTGGAATCAAAAACAGGCCAGacaagtttaaaaagtaaaaacagctgAGAGAAAATAGACCACACAGAGGGGatcaaaagagagaaaatgactgGAGAGAAGCCTAAATACtgttcaaacaaaaacagcataaCATTTAAAGGACTCAAAAAATGAAGACGAATgataacatccatccattttctttacacccttgtcccttagtggggtcgggagggttgctggtgcctatctccagctaatgttccgggcgagaggcggggttataccctggacaggttgccagtctgtcgcagtgaATGATTACAAAGAACCCCAGAAACAGAAGTGACAGAGAAAACAGCAGATACGTAGAACACTAATGAAAATGGACTTTCCAAATAAAGCACAAACTAAGATCTGACAATCACATAACTATA
This region includes:
- the fmodb gene encoding fibromodulin isoform X1, yielding MCGNETKWLGPQLQRGWLVVFILGRQRIPLIQTEEPERWITRRQQETVIMRALVFILLMEMVDVNVSQEYSPFQWLSQLRGRRQNAGWKSEAVDCPLECDCPTAYPTAMYCHSRNLQHIPYVPSHIKYVYLQHNQITGIQDGVFDNATNLVWVILSHNQLSSEKISDSVFVELGSLVRLYLDNNELTHVPRNLPRSLTDLQLSYNKITNFSPNLFESMSNLTTLQLQGNDIEKVEGGLMGLKSLMMLDMSKNKLMKIPDSFPKELQQLYLDHNNIKSVPAGFLTMYPNLQFVRLSHNSLTDKGLPSNVFNTSTLVELDLSFNQLEKIPLVSRNLENLYLQANKIKEFSLSSFCDTIDGTNFSRLRVLRLDANKISARDIPVEAAYCLRLVSSVNV
- the fmodb gene encoding fibromodulin isoform X2; amino-acid sequence: MRALVFILLMEMVDVNVSQEYSPFQWLSQLRGRRQNAGWKSEAVDCPLECDCPTAYPTAMYCHSRNLQHIPYVPSHIKYVYLQHNQITGIQDGVFDNATNLVWVILSHNQLSSEKISDSVFVELGSLVRLYLDNNELTHVPRNLPRSLTDLQLSYNKITNFSPNLFESMSNLTTLQLQGNDIEKVEGGLMGLKSLMMLDMSKNKLMKIPDSFPKELQQLYLDHNNIKSVPAGFLTMYPNLQFVRLSHNSLTDKGLPSNVFNTSTLVELDLSFNQLEKIPLVSRNLENLYLQANKIKEFSLSSFCDTIDGTNFSRLRVLRLDANKISARDIPVEAAYCLRLVSSVNV